ATGCCTTTAGAATTGAAACTCAACGGATTTTGAATAAGAGTTTCAGTGTAAGTTTTTGAAAGATCAACTTTTAAATATGATTTTTTAGTTATTGTAGTCTTTTTGTTATTTGAAAAATAATTGAAAGCAATAACTCCTAAAAGTATAAGAAAAGCAAACTTTATAATCATAGATGAAATCTCTCTGACAATAAATTTAATAAAATTAAAAAGCCACTTAAAAACAAACATATTATATAGCACCTTTCTCTTTTTCTAATTCAGCTTCCAATAAATCAAGTAATCTGTTGAACTCTGTAGATACAGCAGTGAAGGCTTCTTTTTTACTTAAATCTACTCCTGCTTTTTTTAGTTGGTTCATCGGATGGTCATTTCCACCTGATTTTAAAAGAGTTAGATACTGCTCTTTAGCAGAATATCTTTCTTGTTCAGAGTATTTTTCATTTGTTATTCTATCGTATAGATTTGCAGAAGCAGCAAAGCTAGTTGCGTATTGGTAAACATAGTATGGTGAATTAAAGAAGTGAGGAATTCTAGACCAAATAATCTTTTGTAATTCATCCATAGTAAGTTCGTTTCCAAAATAATCTTTAAAAAGATTTTCCATGATTTTATTTAAAACTTCAGGAGTAATAGCTCCTCCTTTTTCAACAATTTCATGAGCGGCATATTCATAATCAGCAAATAAGGTTTGAATATAATAAGTCCCAACAATTCCGCCAATAGCTTGTTCAATAAGAGCTATTTTTTCTTTTGAATCAGTTGTATTTTTTAGCATATTATCTAAAAGTAATCTTTCGTTAAATGTTGAAGCAACTTCTGCAACAAAGATAGTATAACTACTTGTTGGATAAGGTTGATTTTCAGTAGATAACATAGAATGCATAGTGTGTCCTAATTCATGAGCTAAAGTAAAAACAGCATCCATAGTGCCATTATAGTTTAGCAACATATAAGGATGAACATCATAAATATTTAAAGAATAAGCTCCGCTTCTCTTATTTGGCGTTTCATAAACGTCTAACCATCCTTCACTAAGAGCATTACTTAACCCTTTATAATAATCTATTCCTAAAGGTTTAACAGATTCTAACACAGTAGTTTTGGCCTCTTCATATGAAAACTCTTTATTGTAGTCTACAATATTAATTGAGTTATCATAGTAATAGTAGTTTTTAAGATCTAAAGCTTTTTTTCTTAATGCGATGTATCTTTTAAGTGGAGCAGTATTCTCTCTAGTAGATTGAATTAAAGTTTTATAGACATCTAAAGGTATATTTTTAGGGTTTAAAGCTTTTTCTAAACTAGAGTTATAATTTCTAGATTGAGCAGCAGCAAAATCTCTTTGAAGGATACTTTTATAGATTGCAGCATATGTATTTTTATTTACATTAAATGAATTATAAAGAGCTTCAAAAGCTTTTCTTCTATCATTTTGATTTCTATTTGTCGAAACTATTTTAGAATAAACTCCATTAGTAACAGTTGTTTTAGTTCCATCGTTTAGTTCGA
The window above is part of the Cetobacterium sp. ZOR0034 genome. Proteins encoded here:
- the pepF gene encoding oligoendopeptidase F; amino-acid sequence: MEKNRDNISQEYKWNLNDIYSNWNEWDKDLIKLKELMSEVPKYQGKISQNSSTFVEFIELEEKVSRLLDKVYLYPYLQRDLDSTNENASVKLQEIESIYANYSISSSWITPEILTIPKETMLTWIEGNTVLENNRFPLMEIYRLQEHVLSADKEKLLSYFGQYLGVPSDIYSELSTSDIKWNEIELNDGTKTTVTNGVYSKIVSTNRNQNDRRKAFEALYNSFNVNKNTYAAIYKSILQRDFAAAQSRNYNSSLEKALNPKNIPLDVYKTLIQSTRENTAPLKRYIALRKKALDLKNYYYYDNSINIVDYNKEFSYEEAKTTVLESVKPLGIDYYKGLSNALSEGWLDVYETPNKRSGAYSLNIYDVHPYMLLNYNGTMDAVFTLAHELGHTMHSMLSTENQPYPTSSYTIFVAEVASTFNERLLLDNMLKNTTDSKEKIALIEQAIGGIVGTYYIQTLFADYEYAAHEIVEKGGAITPEVLNKIMENLFKDYFGNELTMDELQKIIWSRIPHFFNSPYYVYQYATSFAASANLYDRITNEKYSEQERYSAKEQYLTLLKSGGNDHPMNQLKKAGVDLSKKEAFTAVSTEFNRLLDLLEAELEKEKGAI